From a region of the Calliphora vicina chromosome 4, idCalVici1.1, whole genome shotgun sequence genome:
- the kdn gene encoding probable citrate synthase, mitochondrial, producing the protein MSMYRISSLKLPEAQKLNAFLAQYARFISADSSLRDVLASKIPAEQERVKNFRKQYGATKMGETTVDMMYGGMRGIKALVTETSVLDADEGIRFRGLSIPECQKVLPAAEGGAEPLPEGLFWLLMTGDVPSKAQVKQLSKEWADRAALPQHVVTMLNNFPTTLHPMSQFSAAITALNHDSKFAKAYSEGVHKTKYWEYVYEDSMDLIAKLPVVAATIYCNTYRNGKGSKSIDSNLDWSANFVKMLGYDNPEFTELMRLYLTIHSDHEGGNVSAHTVHLVGSALSDPYLSFAAGMNGLAGPLHGLANQEVLVWLRKLQKEAGNNPSEDQLKDYIWKTLKSGQVVPGYGHAVLRKTDPRYTCQREFALKHLPEDELFQLVSKIYKVVPPILTETGKVKNPWPNVDAHSGVLLQYYGMKEMNYYTVLFGVSRALGVLASLIWDRALGLPIERPKSLSTDLLMKMVKK; encoded by the exons AAATTGAATGCTTTCTTGGCCCAATATGCCCGTTTCATCTCAGCTGATTCCAGCTTGCGCGATGTGCTCGCCTCCAAAATTCCCGCTGAACAAGAGCGTGTAAAGAATTTCAGAAAACAATATGGTGCCACCAAAATGGGTGAAACCACTGTTGATATG ATGTATGGTGGTATGCGCGGTATTAAAGCTTTGGTCACAGAAACCTCTGTCTTGGATGCCGATGAGGGTATTCGTTTCCGTGGTTTGTCCATTCCCGAATGCCAAAAGGTATTGCCAGCTGCTGAGGGCGGTGCTGAACCCTTGCCCGAGGGTCTCTTCTGGTTGTTGATGACCGGTGATGTGCCCAGCAAGGCTCAAGTAAAACAATTGTCCAAGGAATGGGCTGATCGTGCTGCTTTGCCCCAACACGTTGTCACCATGTTGAACAATTTCCCCACCACCTTGCATCCCATGTCCCAATTCTCGGCTGCCATCACTGCCTTGAATCACGACAGCAAATTCGCCAAGGCCTACTCAGAG GGTGTCCACAAGACCAAGTACTGGGAATATGTGTACGAGGACAGCATGGACTTGATTGCCAAATTGCCCGTAGTAGCTGCCACCATTTACTGCAACACATACCGCAACGGTAAGGGCTCCAAATCCATTGACTCCAATTTGGATTGGTCCGCCAATTTCGTCAAGATGTTGGGCTATGACAATCCCGAATTCACCGAATTGATGCGTCTCTACTTGACCATCCACAGTGATCACGAAGGTGGCAATGTCTCCGCCCACACCGTGCACTTGGTTGGCTCCGCCTTGAGCGATCCCTACCTCTCCTTCGCTGCCGGTATGAACGGTTTGGCCGGTCCCCTGCACGGCTTGGCCAACCAAGAAGTCTTGGTTTGGTTGCGCAAATTGCAAAAGGAAGCCGGCAACAACCCCTCCGAAGACCAACTCAAGGACTACATCTGGAAGACCCTCAAGTCTGGCCAAGTTGTGCCCGGCTATGGTCATGCTGTGCTCCGTAAGACCGATCCTCGCTACACCTGCCAACGTGAGTTCGCCCTCAAGCACTTGCCCGAAGATGAGCTCTTCCAATTGGTTTCCAAGATCTACAAGGTGGTGCCACCAATCCTAACTGAGACCGGCAAGGTCAAGAACCCCTGGCCCAATGTAGATGCTCACTCCGGTGTCTTGTTGCAATACTACGGCATGAAGGAAATGAACTACTACACTGTGTTGTTCGGCGTTTCCCGTGCCCTCGGTGTGTTGGCCTCCCTCATCTGGGATCGTGCTTTGGGTCTGCCCATTGAACGTCCCAAATCCTTGTCCACAGACTTGCTCATGAAGATGGTTAAGAAGTAA
- the LOC135956759 gene encoding cytochrome c oxidase assembly factor 7 homolog: protein MAYDLKKESDVKEYIDKLGVEYRFGCYSEKKPEVCHLLGDYLEGIKKDFEKASKVYKSTCDDYGYAKSCFKFGNYSFLGKGKSGSKGDPRAAYSYYEKGCNLNDSDSCLHSGLLLVSRSMPKEIDRDVKKGLEFLTKSCDMNNATACFYLSGMHISGVQKKPEESLPTQTPAKDSEFIVHKDMKKAFEFAYKACELRNMYACANLSQMYARGDGTDKNEKEADKYKKMAMEMQDEIKKQQQTLQFQQGIKNPH, encoded by the exons ATGGCTTATGATTTAAAAAAGGAATCAGATGTCAAAGAATACATAGACAAATTGGGTGTCGAATATCGTTTTGGCTGCTACTCGGAAAAGAAACCAGAAG tttgtCATCTGTTGGGCGATTATTTGGAGGGCATTAAGAAAGATTTCGAAAAGGCCTCAAAGGTTTACAAATCGACATGTGACGATTATGGTTACGCAAAATCCTGCTTCAAATTCGGCAACTATAGTTTCTTGGGCAAGGGTAAAAGTGGCAGCAAGGGTGATCCAAGAGCCGCCTATAGTTATTACGAAAAGGGCTGTAATTTAAATGATTCCGATTCGTGTCTGCATTCGGGTTTGTTGTTGGTGTCTCGTTCAATGCCCAAGGAAATTGATCGGGATGTAAAGAAG gGTCTTGAGTTCCTGACCAAATCCTGTGACATGAACAATGCCACTGCCTGTTTCTATTTGTCGGGCATGCACATCTCAGGCGTCCAGAAGAAGCCCGAAGAAAGCCTACCCACACAAACGCCAGCTAAAGATTCCGAGTTCATTGTACACAAGGACATGAAAAAAGCCTTTGAATTTGCCTACAAAGCCTGTGAACTGCGCAACATGTATGCTTGTGCAAATCTAAGCCAGATGTATGCACGAGGCGATGGCACAGATAAAAATGAAAAGGAAGCAGATAAATACAAGAAAATGGCCATGGAAATGCAAGATGAAATTAAGAAACAACAGCAAACTTTACAATTCCAACAGGGTATAAAAAATCCCCATTAA